AAAAGATTTCCAAAACGGTAAAACTTAAAGCACGCAAGCGCGAAAAATGTCAAttctaaaacaatttattttttaatttttaatttaatgtttggaactatttttattcttttcaatcccatatttaatttttgattagatttttgggatttttttatccgatttttttttttaatttttagtttaatgcttgagtttatttttttttattttcaatccgttatttgatttttaaatcgatttttgggattattTATAAGCTTCgggattagaaaaaaattaattcaagtggtaatttaattatttttaaggcTTTATTTGCAACCCTGCCGCATGACACCCGACTTAAATTTGCAGTTATGCACGTCAtttcgaaatttataatttataacaattttaaaaacaatcTGTACTCCGATATCTTCATTGACTATTTGAAATTGTTGCCAATCTAATCGGCCTAATATTTCCTAACATATGAGATGCTGTAAAACGattaaaatatgttatatttatgtatatatacataagtatgtaaaataCAACAATCAACTAAAGATTttatatttggttttgtttCGCATTAGCAAGTGGGCTCATTGACGATCAATTcgtgatttaaaattaatattagtaCATATTTAAGCTAGGAACATTTCTAATTACTTATTTCAATGTGGGTTCGTTACATCAACTTTGGTTATCAATTACAAATCATACgataaatgtacaaaaaaaatcttaaaatatacatatgtttttgtttttgtgtatatGCGTGTGTATACATTGCATAATAATAGAATAAagctaaaaagtgaaaaaatcgataaaatatcGATTAAGCAAAGTGActgcatatatgtaaacaaacaataaaataattaaagtgaattaaactatccagcaaataaaaatattactaacaAATAAAGTTTAACAACAATGGCAAGTATGTTTCACAAACATTTACGAATTAGAAACGAATTAAGGCGCTTCTAGAGTTTTCTTATATGATTCCAAGTAAAGCTTCATTTTCAAAGCGCAACTCTCACTACGTTCAAATCTTTAAAGGCACTTGGTGGTTCACTACACATCCCCCATTAATCATTGGGTATTATTGAGGGAGTTTACAACTCCCCAAACATAAACATATTTGAATGTGCTTTTACTCAGCGTTTGCGATTtgttaattatgtatgtatgttgactAGAAACAAAAACACCGTTGTGAGATTGTAAATTGTGGATTACTTTGGCTAAGTTTTAAATCAACgagatatgtacacatacataagcacctatgtatgtgtatagaaatatataataataatttgtattatgAATTTCTACGCGATCCTTTAGTTTTCTACGTTttcagtttttataattttccctGGCATGCCTACTcctaacatatttatatttgcctCTGAGCCTCTACCGTCACCAGCACCACCATCGTCGTCATCATTGATCACATTATCATTGACGTGCGAACCGTTAGCCTGGCCATCCACATCATCGTCTACAAAACTTATATTGCCCTGAAGCAGGGTTTCGGCTGCACACCTCTCCAGTTTAACGGGTGGCGCTTTGCCAATAGTTTGTTTGCGCCGTTTATGTGCACCCCTTTTGCCCGTCGTTTTTGTGGTAGTTGCATTCGCACCACTTGCACCAGCTCCTGTTTCAGCGCTGGTCGAACCGTTAGAACTTGCACTGCTGGTGGCCGTAGGCACTCCGGCGGTGGCCACCATAATTGGCAGCGACAACGGCACTACCGCAGGAGCATTGGCTAAATTCCCGAACTTATTGTTGTTATTCGTGTTTAAtgagttgttattgtttatggTTGCGAAGCTAGCGgtattaatgaatattttcgcTGCGCTGGGAATGgcttgcaattgttgttgcctCTGTTGATGGTGCTGGCTGTGGTCGGCGCGGCTAATTTGACTAGATGTATTATTACTTAAATTACACTGATTAAATATTTGGCAATTCGTAGCATTATTATTGGCTAAATTTGTTTGGCTTTCATTCGCTGTCGAAGGCAAGGCTGAAGTTGGCGCTGTTGCAATTAGTCGGGCGCCCAGCCCACCTGGTGCTGCTGTTAAGGTATAACATTGAAAATGGTTTCTACTATTGTTGGTAATGTTGTTGGTATTGTGGCTGTTGCTTCTACTATTACTACTATTGGGACGAGAATCTACCTGCATCGGTGTGATGCACACTGTGCCGTCACCGTTCGTGTGGATCTGTTGTATGTTGGCCATCATGGACTGGTACATGGATGCGGAGACCGGTACTGTTATCATGTTGCTCACCGAAACAGGATAACCTGCAAAATATAGCGTTTTAATAATGATATAAGATGTATAtactaatattgaaaaaagattgaaaattaagtgtacatatattctcaaaataaaaattaagtggtGCACTCTCTGAGTATCAAGCTTAAATAAGTTTCTTACCCTGTCCATCTTCAGCAGTTATATAAATTTGACCATCTTGAGCTACAGTCGCCTCTGTCAAATCCACAGTCATATTTTCATGACCATTGACATCGCCCAAACTTTGCACAGTCTGTATAGTAGCACCACCCTCGCCTTGATGCAGCTACATAACAAACAattgagttaaaaaaatgtcgaaagacagttttcaattaaaaatttacacttACGGTGGCTACACCTTGCACCTGCGCCGTTGTGCCATCGGGTAACGTGATTATAGGGTTATTCGGGTCCACTTGAATCAGAGACACTGTGCCGTCAGCATTTTGTATTGTCGATAGCACCGTTTGTGTGGTATACTGAAAATAGGgatgaaaacaaaatatatatgattatttgtaataattatttgcatctcatcaaatatatgtaaattaaatgcaaataataaaagtaataagcAAAGTAACGCaaccaaaaataattgaaaatcgtAAACATGCTTAGTAAGCAGtcaaaaatatacatagatacaaacaaatcaattgttaaattttgcaaaaaaaataaaataaaaaaaatatgcatttgtaaaaatcatATTGAAGAAATCAATCAAATACGGTGAACATAAGCGCACAAcatcaaaaattgtatttgtagAAATTGCTACTTCATTGTTAGTACGAACATCAACATCGCCCAAAGTCAGCGGCTCGATGCAAACCTGCGCGTTTGCAATACTCTGTGCGGCAGCGGCATTGGCCTGTTGCTGTACCTGTGACGCCTGACTAGCCGTTTGTACCGGTGCTGTGCAAATTTCGATCTTAGTCGAGGCTGGAAGCGTTGCGGTGGTTGTTATGTGTTGGTTGTTGGTGCTTTGGATAATCGTAGGCACAGCGTTGCCTTGTGCTTGAGCGTTGGCCGTGTGCGTAGAGATAACTGTGCCGGCGCTGTTGATCTTTACGACATTCACTTGCTATGGGAGCATCGATTGATTGTGCATTAGTCGGGGTTCAGTttagtttttcataaaaagatGAACATTTAGTGTTCGCAGTAGGAACAGTTTAACTATTGTATATTCAACTATAACTAGATATGAACTTACACcgtagaaatatatattttacatacatacaaatactacATAATTTTACTATAGTATTTCACATAAATCGCtttgatattttgatatttttttttttttgaattcttaGTCAAATCAGTAATATAATAACGCTACTTAcgtttgttgtatttgttgagGCATTAGCAACCGTCTGTATAGTTGTTGATGTTGTCGTGGGTTCGTGCTCATCCATCTCATCGTCCTCCTCGCCTTCCAGCATTTCAATCTTGTCTTCATCGTCGGCAAAAGTTGGCAATAAATCCTCTCTTCCATGGTATTTGTAACAATTGATGACGATTTTTCGCAGAGCATGAGTCCAGCTGATCTGTAGGTAAAAGGCGAGTATTATAATTCATGATGTCTATTTAGTATACGATGGGATGACGCACTCTCACCTTCTGCTTGTCATCTTCGGAGCGCGCGTCCATGCGTACATTTGCCCAAGGCAGCTCTTTGGGCCACCAAGGCGGTCGAGTAGATTCACGTCCCCAACCAGGCTTACCGCGACCGGTCGAGTATTTCAACATGAGCGGAATGAACGCGCGCAGCTGAGCTTGTGTCATTTTCTCCACTGGTGTTGGTATGCCATCAATAATCAAGGGTGGTAGCTCAAAAAGTGAGGGATCGTCTTGCGGTGGCGGCGGCGCTTGCTGTGCGAGTGCATTTTCCAACTCATCCATTACAATGTTCTTCAGGTTTCGCACCACATCCTCCAACGGTTTGGCACCAAAAACTTTGTAACTGGTATTTGGCTTACCGGGTGTAGCCACCAGCACCACGGCCTGTTTGCCCACACGCCCAGTAAACTCATAAATTATACCGCGCAGTTTTCGCAATAAACGATTTTGTTGTCGTTTACGCACCGATGGATTCGTCTCGAACGAGTGTGCGCGTTTTCGTTTTTTCGACGATGCAATCGCCGCTGCAGCAGCCACACCCACTGGACCGGCTGCGGCCAATTGGTTGGCCACATCATCTTGCACCGTTATATGTGCCAGATCGGCGTCATCGTAAATACTATCATCACTGTTTATCAAATCATCGTCGTCGTCATCTGAGGCCATGCTAAGTTGACCATCATCCAGCATTTCGATTTTGTATGTTTTGGTTGTCTGTTGGGTAGCGTTGATACTGCCAGTGCTGGTGCCGGTTGAAACGGTGGTCACATTCATTTTATACTTTGTTTTTGTCGATTTCTTATTTAACCAGTTACTGGATTACTTTAAAATTCTTACAGTTATACTTAATTTATAGCTATTTTAATTTACTGGGCTCCCGGCCCTATCTTTGGTTAGGTTTCCACTGTTTCACAGAGCGACTATACGTGGAGTGACATTTGTATGTCATACCCGCAGTAAGGAATCGcggtttaaattatttcttcaagGACGTGCTGgatctaaaaataattgaaaaagttaGAGATGATAGCAATCAGGagttcaataaaatatatatgctaaTATTTAACAGGAGGAGCTGTTAGTAAGAGCTAAGCTCAGACGAAGtcgaaattttagaaattataattaacCGAAATCATTCTTTTTGCTGCCGACTCATAATATGCAAAGTGAAATGTTCGCTTTTATAGGGTATAAAATCATATCAGGAGTTGGctcttaattttgtttatatttcgtCTGAAGTAGGCGTGGTCATGGTTTGATTAAGCGATTTTTCAAACTGCGCTAATGGCATGATAATGCAAAGTTTCAAatttaacccaaaaaaaaacttgaactGATTATTAAGCCTAATATATCTGTTCCACTATCTTATTTGCAGTTTCAGAGAGTTGTCGTACAAATATATCTTAAGGTAAATATTTACTCAGCCGCTGCGATGTTGTAATCGCAATTACCTGATTGGATTGCGCTGTTAGTTTCGGCATGGACCTATTTGCAGTATCCGCATGCTTATCATTTGGTCAGTCACGTCTCAACTCAATTTGTCTCTTCATTTGGCTATACCCAATTCCATATTTACAGtgttttagtattattttctcctgcatatttacttaaaattattaatcgGATGGAAATATAGTACTCAATCAGTCGCTTTCAAACTTCTCTCACGGTGGGTCGCTactttatatgtgtatatgtatgtatatcactcGTAACAGCATATGTAATTTTGCTAGCAGAGCGGTGCGCAAGTTAAAGGCGGCGAAAATGCGCTGATATCTCATTTATCGTGGCAAATATTTCTGATTACGTTTCAAAATACACCGGACTAGAAACAAGCAGTGCTGCTTGTCGGCAAATACGTAGATGTACTTAATACAGTGTGCCACTAAAGTCATAATACAGCagatgatttaatttttatatataaaatacccaattttttattacttaaaaggACGCGCATCCAAAACCtattttcacaacaaaaaaaaaattgggttgTTTAATAAACATCAAAGAAAAAACCTCAAGTGTCCAAAAAGTAGATCCCAAAAGCTTGAGtttgccaaaaaatataaaaatatacagatGAGTTTTGGCGCCAAGAATAATAACCAACGAatctaaatacaaaaaattgatcGGCAAAAATTCCTCCTCGCGGGTGTTGACCGAAGGAGGCAAGCAAGTTGGCAGCTTTACAGGAGGGATGgaagaaaatttaagaaaggaATTTGGAACAATTAATTTCACTTAACGAGCTTATGAAACTAAATACAACTTGAAAACTGTTAtccaactaaaaattaaaattaaaatgatacttgataatttaagaaaataaagaaaaaaatggcgTAATCGAGTTTGgtattatttaagttttttctataattttttttttatttttaatttttttattattttttgtttttaatatttttttaattttttaaattttttttatttatttttattatttattttttaaaatttaaatcttattattattgtttttcactttatttattatttttataatttttttaaataaactatacCCACGCGAAATTAgagatttatattatattttcattaacatTGATGCTGAGAAAATCATgtgacagtttttttttattgtgaagTTAATAAAACAAACTGTGTATTTTACATAAGAATTAAAAAGCACCTGCTATACCATGACTTAAATAGCACACTGTACATAcgtagttacatatatgtatgtacatacatatgtatgtatatgggtgtacatacatacatatgttctgtTTCAGCTATGCGCAAGCTTTAGGCTTAATATacgcatatgtaaataaatatgtaatgtccATATATGCAAGGTGTAAGTAATTTGTAGTTGtttctaatatgtatatacataaatgcttatatacaagtatgtatgtatatacatacatatgtacatacaaacaagtatCATAGATAAGAGAATGAGGTCAATGCTCAGTGTGAGGAGCTTCATTATATAAACATTTGCGCTTGCGTGAATCGCCcgtaaaagtaacaacaacaacaaataatacaaaaacataaacaatttATAACAAATGCAACACTTTGCAtaacatgcgtacatatgtatgtccatatgtaaatatataaaaaatatgtatgaatgtacatatgtgagcaGAACTTTATAAGCTTTCATGTTCATGTTCATTAAAACATATGCTTTTACATTCGGATTGTAAATTTATAGAAATCTGTTTTTAGATTCAtattaatacgagtatatatgtacatatgtagatatgtatgtatttcttaagctacaataacatcgaaaaatagttggaacaaaacaaagcaaaaaccgAATGAAAAAAACACTATAAAGTTAAATAcatacaatcatacatacatacttaagtatatttatacatacgcgccagtctattttattttagcaaCGAACACTGGCAGCCACAATAAGCTGCTTGACTTtgtaaaaattgtgaatttaaaaatagtgGCATTTcgtttcacaaatttattaaatgtgcTTTTGAACTGCGCACAAAGTCATTTCACTATTGTTTTAACATTTCACACAAATCTTTAACGCAAACGCACTAGCGTGACAACCGAATTTCAAAGACTTCCACACAACGACGAACCACCCCACAGACTGAGCGACGGCGCATACAAGCGCACAAAACCAACTGGAAAAGGTGGAAAAATCAATATTGCCATGCGTCAGCACAGAACTCAGTCGGTCGCGCTCTCACCGCACGGCTGCTGTCTCTGCTGCTGACGACTCCGTACGGTATGAAATGTTTGTAATGTAGCAGCGCTGTCAGCGACTACTTGTATTCTACCACCCACCCCATTTTAGCAACCCTCACAACATAAGGCGATGGCGCATGCACTGCACCCTTAAGGCACTCGTGCGGCTGACCGCTCCGTTCCATCCACTCCCGCTGGGTGTCACATGTGCTTTAAGCTTGCGCGACGCGTTGCTCGGTGGTAGGTGAgaatcacacacacatgcacatgtcggtgtgtatgtgtgctgcgGTTACAAGTGCCTTATGAGCGAGGCATGCAGCAATTATTCTCTGGACACGAGCCaaatgtagatacatacatgcatgtatagTATACTGGAGAGTAATCAAAATCGGCTTATGCAACTTGCATGGCACACGAAGGTCCACACTTACAtatcaatatgtacatacatatgtacatatattgaggCAGACACATGGCCAGTAGCTATAATATGCACATTGCGCAAAAGCTATGCCAGAAACTCTTCCAGCCAATTAATACGGTCTGCGCCGAATACTGAGCTATTATATTAGAATATTTTCGTAGTTGTGATATTTTTGTATGCTGTTTCTTTAATTTACGTCAAGAATTGTTTAGTAGTTTCTATTTTAAGACATCTGAaatgatttaaatgaaatatttagcAGTTGTGAGAACGTTAGTCTCTTTGTGCTTGCTGCTTTTGACTTGCACTGCTCATGTGCGCCGCTCCtggtattctttttgaaaattgtaaacaaaaaacatctCAAACATGCTCCCATGCAATACAAACATACGGAacttaactacatacatacatacatatgtacatttttacaAGCAAGAAACGAACGGGGGACAGGGCATGTGGAGAGCGTCTCCCACAGCGCCAACGCACTGCCTGACGCAGAGCTATTCAAACGGCTAAGTATCTAGCCCACTCGccggaaaaataatttaaatatgtgcatatgcatgtatacctatgtatgtgtgtgtgtgtgtgcgtatggcTGATTTTTATTTAGACGCGTTTTTATGCTTATTTGTAGATtggtgcgtatgtgtgtatggatgTGTTCATTTATGAGCACCGAAAAAGTGAAGTAACCACGCGCAGACGAAAAATCAATATCTAGAACACTTGCAGCGCAGCGAGGCACAGAGTCTTACAGCGCCGGTCGAGTCAGCGTTGGTGCGAGCTCTACGGCGCATGGGTTTCAGGGTGAATGACTCAATTGCACTCACTTGGCCACGGACACACACGGCAGAGGCAGAGGCTTGTGTGTTTATTGGTGCGCCGTTTTCCTGCCGCCACCAATTTTTGGCTGACACAGCGCAGCACTGCATGCGTTTGCGTGGCGCGGTTGAGGTTGAAGTTGTTTTCGACATAAAATATCAAATGCACAcgcatatgtacacatgtcGTGCATTGCACTACCTTGCGtgtggaatttccaattggaaaACTGTACTGGACTGAGAGCGACTTTCTTCCACCAGCTAGCATTCCTTGATAAGGGGGTAAACATTTGAGGCTGTGTAGCTACCCTTCAAAACTCATGGATAtcgtacatgcatatatgtatgtatgtgtatgtacatacatatctacgtatgtttgcatacatacacacatacgaaaATAtgatgaatatataaaaatataaataaaatatataatttttacaaattctaAGTCATGAAAATCTTAAATGAAAAtcgatttacaaaaaaagttcaatATTAACGAAAAAATAGTATTGTCAGtgataaatattattgttgttgcgttaaaaaaattcttcaaatatttttaacagaatgCTGTCGAGTTACATTCGCCATACATAGACCCGATTGTGGCGGGTACTTTAATTATACGTttcttttgattatattttcatatttaaattgctGCTATTTGGTTAtgccaatttttgtttttaatttacggatttattttaaaaacaaaaagttttaaatacacGAATGTTACTTTTTCTCTGTTAAAAGCCCAAAATAGATATagagatatatattttttcgctgAGAAGGAACGATTTTATTCCAAACTTTGGCCACTTATTGCATAACTTTGAAGAATAGCTTGTATTCCgtggttttatatatttttaccagTGTACCAAACTTTTTCTTTCTACAATTTCATTTCAATGGAATGAAAGCCACGAAATCTTCATTGTATATCTCTGCATGtga
The DNA window shown above is from Bactrocera tryoni isolate S06 chromosome 4, CSIRO_BtryS06_freeze2, whole genome shotgun sequence and carries:
- the LOC120776110 gene encoding DNA-binding protein Ewg isoform X2; translated protein: MNVTTVSTGTSTGSINATQQTTKTYKIEMLDDGQLSMASDDDDDDLINSDDSIYDDADLAHITVQDDVANQLAAAGPVGVAAAAAIASSKKRKRAHSFETNPSVRKRQQNRLLRKLRGIIYEFTGRVGKQAVVLVATPGKPNTSYKVFGAKPLEDVVRNLKNIVMDELENALAQQAPPPPQDDPSLFELPPLIIDGIPTPVEKMTQAQLRAFIPLMLKYSTGRGKPGWGRESTRPPWWPKELPWANVRMDARSEDDKQKISWTHALRKIVINCYKYHGREDLLPTFADDEDKIEMLEGEEDDEMDEHEPTTTSTTIQTVANASTNTTNQVNVVKINSAGTVISTHTANAQAQGNAVPTIIQSTNNQHITTTATLPASTKIEICTAPVQTASQASQVQQQANAAAAQSIANAQVCIEPLTLGDVDYTTQTVLSTIQNADGTVSLIQVDPNNPIITLPDGTTAQVQGVATLHQGEGGATIQTVQSLGDVNGHENMTVDLTEATVAQDGQIYITAEDGQGYPVSVSNMITVPVSASMYQSMMANIQQIHTNGDGTVCITPMQVDSRPNSSNSRSNSHNTNNITNNSRNHFQCYTLTAAPGGLGARLIATAPTSALPSTANESQTNLANNNATNCQIFNQCNLSNNTSSQISRADHSQHHQQRQQQLQAIPSAAKIFINTASFATINNNNSLNTNNNNKFGNLANAPAVVPLSLPIMVATAGVPTATSSASSNGSTSAETGAGASGANATTTKTTGKRGAHKRRKQTIGKAPPVKLERCAAETLLQGNISFVDDDVDGQANGSHVNDNVINDDDDGGAGDGRGSEANINMLGVGMPGKIIKTENVEN
- the LOC120776110 gene encoding DNA-binding protein Ewg isoform X4, which encodes MNVTTVSTGTSTGSINATQQTTKTYKIEMLDDGQLSMASDDDDDDLINSDDSIYDDADLAHITVQDDVANQLAAAGPVGVAAAAAIASSKKRKRAHSFETNPSVRKRQQNRLLRKLRGIIYEFTGRVGKQAVVLVATPGKPNTSYKVFGAKPLEDVVRNLKNIVMDELENALAQQAPPPPQDDPSLFELPPLIIDGIPTPVEKMTQAQLRAFIPLMLKYSTGRGKPGWGRESTRPPWWPKELPWANVRMDARSEDDKQKISWTHALRKIVINCYKYHGREDLLPTFADDEDKIEMLEGEEDDEMDEHEPTTTSTTIQTVANASTNTTNYTTQTVLSTIQNADGTVSLIQVDPNNPIITLPDGTTAQVQGVATLHQGEGGATIQTVQSLGDVNGHENMTVDLTEATVAQDGQIYITAEDGQGYPVSVSNMITVPVSASMYQSMMANIQQIHTNGDGTVCITPMQVDSRPNSSNSRSNSHNTNNITNNSRNHFQCYTLTAAPGGLGARLIATAPTSALPSTANESQTNLANNNATNCQIFNQCNLSNNTSSQISRADHSQHHQQRQQQLQAIPSAAKIFINTASFATINNNNSLNTNNNNKFGNLANAPAVVPLSLPIMVATAGVPTATSSASSNGSTSAETGAGASGANATTTKTTGKRGAHKRRKQTIGKAPPVKLERCAAETLLQGNISFVDDDVDGQANGSHVNDNVINDDDDGGAGDGRGSEANINMLGVGMPGKIIKTENVEN
- the LOC120776110 gene encoding DNA-binding protein Ewg isoform X5, which produces MNVTTVSTGTSTGSINATQQTTKTYKIEMLDDGQLSMASDDDDDDLINSDDSIYDDADLAHITVQDDVANQLAAAGPVGVAAAAAIASSKKRKRAHSFETNPSVRKRQQNRLLRKLRGIIYEFTGRVGKQAVVLVATPGKPNTSYKVFGAKPLEDVVRNLKNIVMDELENALAQQAPPPPQDDPSLFELPPLIIDGIPTPVEKMTQAQLRAFIPLMLKYSTGRGKPGWGRESTRPPWWPKELPWANVRMDARSEDDKQKVRISWTHALRKIVINCYKYHGREDLLPTFADDEDKIEMLEGEEDDEMDEHEPTTTSTTIQTVANASTNTTNQVNVVKINSAGTVISTHTANAQAQGNAVPTIIQSTNNQHITTTATLPASTKIEICTAPVQTASQASQVQQQANAAAAQSIANAQVCIEPLTLGDVDYTTQTVLSTIQNADGTVSLIQVDPNNPIITLPDGTTAQVQGVATLHQGEGGATIQTVQSLGDVNGHENMTVDLTEATVAQDGQIYITAEDGQGYPVSVSNMITVPVSASMYQSMMANIQQIHTNGDGTVCITPMQVENGDQLETITVSPGMQQMLIQGAPGTEPQVLQVVSLKDATLLSKAMEAITGGNVKAEDTIIMEQ
- the LOC120776110 gene encoding DNA-binding protein Ewg isoform X1, with product MNVTTVSTGTSTGSINATQQTTKTYKIEMLDDGQLSMASDDDDDDLINSDDSIYDDADLAHITVQDDVANQLAAAGPVGVAAAAAIASSKKRKRAHSFETNPSVRKRQQNRLLRKLRGIIYEFTGRVGKQAVVLVATPGKPNTSYKVFGAKPLEDVVRNLKNIVMDELENALAQQAPPPPQDDPSLFELPPLIIDGIPTPVEKMTQAQLRAFIPLMLKYSTGRGKPGWGRESTRPPWWPKELPWANVRMDARSEDDKQKVRISWTHALRKIVINCYKYHGREDLLPTFADDEDKIEMLEGEEDDEMDEHEPTTTSTTIQTVANASTNTTNQVNVVKINSAGTVISTHTANAQAQGNAVPTIIQSTNNQHITTTATLPASTKIEICTAPVQTASQASQVQQQANAAAAQSIANAQVCIEPLTLGDVDYTTQTVLSTIQNADGTVSLIQVDPNNPIITLPDGTTAQVQGVATLHQGEGGATIQTVQSLGDVNGHENMTVDLTEATVAQDGQIYITAEDGQGYPVSVSNMITVPVSASMYQSMMANIQQIHTNGDGTVCITPMQVDSRPNSSNSRSNSHNTNNITNNSRNHFQCYTLTAAPGGLGARLIATAPTSALPSTANESQTNLANNNATNCQIFNQCNLSNNTSSQISRADHSQHHQQRQQQLQAIPSAAKIFINTASFATINNNNSLNTNNNNKFGNLANAPAVVPLSLPIMVATAGVPTATSSASSNGSTSAETGAGASGANATTTKTTGKRGAHKRRKQTIGKAPPVKLERCAAETLLQGNISFVDDDVDGQANGSHVNDNVINDDDDGGAGDGRGSEANINMLGVGMPGKIIKTENVEN
- the LOC120776110 gene encoding DNA-binding protein Ewg isoform X8; translation: MNVTTVSTGTSTGSINATQQTTKTYKIEMLDDGQLSMASDDDDDDLINSDDSIYDDADLAHITVQDDVANQLAAAGPVGVAAAAAIASSKKRKRAHSFETNPSVRKRQQNRLLRKLRGIIYEFTGRVGKQAVVLVATPGKPNTSYKVFGAKPLEDVVRNLKNIVMDELENALAQQAPPPPQDDPSLFELPPLIIDGIPTPVEKMTQAQLRAFIPLMLKYSTGRGKPGWGRESTRPPWWPKELPWANVRMDARSEDDKQKISWTHALRKIVINCYKYHGREDLLPTFADDEDKIEMLEGEEDDEMDEHEPTTTSTTIQTVANASTNTTNQVNVVKINSAGTVISTHTANAQAQGNAVPTIIQSTNNQHITTTATLPASTKIEICTAPVQTASQASQVQQQANAAAAQSIANAQVCIEPLTLGDVDYTTQTVLSTIQNADGTVSLIQVDPNNPIITLPDGTTAQVQGVATLHQGEGGATIQTVQSLGDVNGHENMTVDLTEATVAQDGQIYITAEDGQGYPVSVSNMITVPVSASMYQSMMANIQQIHTNGDGTVCITPMQVENGDQLETITVSPGMQQMLIQGAPGTEPQVLQVVSLKDATLLSKAMEAITGGNVKAEDTIIMEQ
- the LOC120776110 gene encoding DNA-binding protein Ewg isoform X7, coding for MNVTTVSTGTSTGSINATQQTTKTYKIEMLDDGQLSMASDDDDDDLINSDDSIYDDADLAHITVQDDVANQLAAAGPVGVAAAAAIASSKKRKRAHSFETNPSVRKRQQNRLLRKLRGIIYEFTGRVGKQAVVLVATPGKPNTSYKVFGAKPLEDVVRNLKNIVMDELENALAQQAPPPPQDDPSLFELPPLIIDGIPTPVEKMTQAQLRAFIPLMLKYSTGRGKPGWGRESTRPPWWPKELPWANVRMDARSEDDKQKISWTHALRKIVINCYKYHGREDLLPTFADDEDKIEMLEGEEDDEMDEHEPTTTSTTIQTVANASTNTTNYTTQTVLSTIQNADGTVSLIQVDPNNPIITLPDGTTAQVQGVATLHQGEGGATIQTVQSLGDVNGHENMTVDLTEATVAQDGQIYITAEDGQGYPVSVSNMITVPVSASMYQSMMANIQQIHTNGDGTVCITPMQVENGDQLETITVSPGMQQMLIQGAPGTEPQVLQVVSLKDATLLSKAMEAITGGNVKAEDTIIMEQ
- the LOC120776110 gene encoding DNA-binding protein Ewg isoform X3 produces the protein MNVTTVSTGTSTGSINATQQTTKTYKIEMLDDGQLSMASDDDDDDLINSDDSIYDDADLAHITVQDDVANQLAAAGPVGVAAAAAIASSKKRKRAHSFETNPSVRKRQQNRLLRKLRGIIYEFTGRVGKQAVVLVATPGKPNTSYKVFGAKPLEDVVRNLKNIVMDELENALAQQAPPPPQDDPSLFELPPLIIDGIPTPVEKMTQAQLRAFIPLMLKYSTGRGKPGWGRESTRPPWWPKELPWANVRMDARSEDDKQKVRISWTHALRKIVINCYKYHGREDLLPTFADDEDKIEMLEGEEDDEMDEHEPTTTSTTIQTVANASTNTTNYTTQTVLSTIQNADGTVSLIQVDPNNPIITLPDGTTAQVQGVATLHQGEGGATIQTVQSLGDVNGHENMTVDLTEATVAQDGQIYITAEDGQGYPVSVSNMITVPVSASMYQSMMANIQQIHTNGDGTVCITPMQVDSRPNSSNSRSNSHNTNNITNNSRNHFQCYTLTAAPGGLGARLIATAPTSALPSTANESQTNLANNNATNCQIFNQCNLSNNTSSQISRADHSQHHQQRQQQLQAIPSAAKIFINTASFATINNNNSLNTNNNNKFGNLANAPAVVPLSLPIMVATAGVPTATSSASSNGSTSAETGAGASGANATTTKTTGKRGAHKRRKQTIGKAPPVKLERCAAETLLQGNISFVDDDVDGQANGSHVNDNVINDDDDGGAGDGRGSEANINMLGVGMPGKIIKTENVEN